A genomic stretch from Silurus meridionalis isolate SWU-2019-XX chromosome 1, ASM1480568v1, whole genome shotgun sequence includes:
- the LOC124390588 gene encoding endonuclease domain-containing 1 protein-like: MKLLPLVLLLSIAPLTLTEVVKDFGRSKCSKFFFRGSNKKSIITPTAFKGNQYKQICQHWNKVYRFATLYDTQRRIPVYSAYILTVQKEKMNLSLPENNRKEEWKNEPQLENIKNSPDMRKISDAEMDTFFHQAVNRDYTESSKYTNVAYTRGHVFPRQYAANEDQADSTFTFTNVAPQRNYSNTRWAEQVETRMKREIKNKCPQKHTHPAYILTGVVPGSKFISIRRNINNKPKTIDKGINIPSYFWTAFCCVTNNTTFSKAYVSLQNDPNDQTHELIEMSVNILNSHLTRLYKQDFRVYGRFCLT, encoded by the exons ATGAAGCTCCTTCCTCTGGTGCTCCTGCTCTCCATCGCCCCACTGACCCTGACGGAGGTTGTGAAAGATTTTGGTAGATCAAAGTGTTCCAAGTTCTTCTTCCGAGGCTCGAATAAAAAGAGCATCATCACCCCGACTGCTTTCAAGGGGAATCAGTATAAGCAGATTTGTCAGCACTGGAACAAAGTTTACAGATTCGCAACACTCTATGACACTCAGCGGAGGATCCCCGTCTACTCAGCCTACATATTAACTGttcagaaagaaaagatgaaccTGTCTCTTCCTGAAAACAACCGAAAAGAAGAGTGGAAAAATGAACCCCAG CTGGAAAACATTAAGAACAGTCCAGACATGAGGAAGATCTCTGACGCTGAGATGGACACGTTTTTTCACCAGGCTGTCAACAGAGACTATACAGAGAGCAGTAAATATACGAACGTTGCTTATACACGAGGTCACGTGTTTCCCCGTCAGTATGCTGCTAATGAGGATCAGGCAGATTCTACCTTCACGTTTACTAACGTAGCACCACAAAGAAACTATAGCAATACCAGATGGGCGGAACAAGTAGAGACGCGGATgaaaagagagataaagaacAAGTGCCCCCAAAAACATACACATCCGGCTTATATACTGACCGGAGTGGTTCCAGGGAGTAAATTTATCTCTATAAGaagaaatattaataataaacctaAAACAATTGACAAAGGCATTAACATTCCCAGTTATTTCTGGACTGCTTTCTGTTGTGTCACCAACAACACAACATTTTCAAAGGCCTACGTCTCTCTGCAAAACGATCCAAACGATCAAACTCATGAATTAATTGAGATGAGTGTAAATATACTGAACTCTCATCTCACCAGATTGTATAAACAAGATTTCAGGGTTTATGGCAGATTTTGTTTGACTTAA
- the LOC124388711 gene encoding endonuclease domain-containing 1 protein-like has product MKLLALVLLLSAFSSLSLTEVVNSFIQACPWFFFQNPEIHTDIIVPTVFTGHQYKTICQRWKNNYRFATVYDTERRIPVYSAYTFLEQKQIQRTDEWKIEPQLEDFKEYKEEKNMIVSPIDEKTVNKIKNQAVDLDYKDTGYTRGHVFPNQYAADQDQADSTFTLTNIAPQTQNSNVQWAAQVETPMLGEMKRICKLDQNHLAYIVTGAVPGEKWIPIKRNKKEIKNGINIPSHYWSAFCCTDINKITNLVFGAYLAQLDNFKLRRPDISNLNKRLTKLYGKDFSVFPGLEV; this is encoded by the exons ATGAAGCTCCTCGCTCTGGTGCTTCTGCTCTCTGCTTTCTCCTCACTGTCCCTGACGGAGGTTGTAAATTCTTTTATACAAGCCTGTCCATGGTTTTTCTTTCAAAACccagaaatacacacagacatcatCGTCCCCACTGTCTTCACTGGACATCAGTATAAGACGATTTGTCAGCGCTGGAAAAACAATTACAGATTTGCCACTGTGTATGACACTGAGAGGAGGATCCCTGTTTACTCGGCCTACACCTTCttagagcaaaaacaaattcaACGTACTGATGAATGGAAAATTGAACCTCAG CTTGAAGATTTCAAAGAAtataaagaagagaaaaacatgATTGTGTCCCCGATTGATGAGaaaactgtgaataaaataaagaaccAGGCCGTGGATTTAGATTATAAGGACACTGGTTATACTCGAGGTCACGTTTTTCCAAATCAGTATGCTGCTGATCAGGATCAAGCAGATTCCACCTTCACTTTAACCAATATagcaccacaaacacaaaacagcaaTGTGCAGTGGGCAGCACAAGTGGAGACCCCCATGCTTGGAGAAATGAAGCGCATTTGCAAGCTGGACCAAAATCACCTGGCGTATATTGTGACTGGTGCTGTTCCAGGGGAGAAATGGATACccataaaaagaaacaagaaagaaataaaaaatggaatcaACATTCCCAGTCATTATTGGAGCGCTTTCTGTTGCActgatattaataaaataactaatCTGGTATTTGGGGCCTACCTCGCTCAACTCGATAACTTTAAACTCCGAAGACCCGACATTTCCAACCTGAATAAACGACTCACTAAACTGTATGGTAAAGATTTTTCTGTGTTTCCAGGATTAGAAGTTTAA